A portion of the Clostridium gelidum genome contains these proteins:
- a CDS encoding transglutaminase domain-containing protein — protein MKRFLKTMIIACTIMQIMTMTAFAYEKVQKLEDMENSIYKHFENRDSNFTFLYTGTRKEFEDNIRKCIDDAYSKDDYLERSWLEIKPRANSTENGIETTIDATYLTTREQEKYIETELEGIIKSIINTKMSDLEKVRVINDYIVNRYEYDYTLKSISVYSGLTTSVAVCQGYSMTAYKMFNYAGIENRIVVGKIKDILHSWNSVKIQGNWYQLDITNNDSIEKDKYFLVGDDDLIANNYSWDREKYPKALKKY, from the coding sequence ATGAAAAGATTTTTAAAAACTATGATAATTGCATGTACTATAATGCAAATTATGACGATGACAGCATTTGCATATGAGAAAGTTCAGAAATTAGAAGATATGGAAAATAGTATTTATAAACATTTTGAAAATAGAGATTCAAATTTCACTTTTTTATATACAGGAACAAGGAAAGAATTTGAAGATAATATACGTAAGTGTATTGATGATGCATATTCTAAGGATGATTATTTGGAAAGATCATGGTTAGAAATAAAACCTAGGGCGAATAGTACAGAAAATGGTATAGAAACAACTATAGATGCAACTTATTTAACTACAAGGGAACAGGAAAAATATATAGAAACTGAATTAGAAGGTATTATCAAGTCTATAATCAATACAAAAATGTCTGATTTAGAAAAGGTAAGAGTTATAAATGATTATATAGTTAATAGATACGAATATGATTATACATTAAAATCAATAAGTGTTTATTCGGGATTAACTACATCAGTAGCTGTATGTCAAGGATATTCAATGACTGCTTATAAGATGTTTAATTATGCTGGTATAGAAAATAGGATTGTTGTTGGAAAGATTAAAGATATTCTACATTCATGGAATAGTGTTAAGATTCAAGGAAACTGGTATCAATTAGATATTACAAATAATGATTCTATTGAAAAAGATAAATATTTCTTAGTAGGAGATGATGACCTGATCGCCAATAATTATAGTTGGGATAGAGAAAAGTATCCTAAAGCACTGAAGAAATATTAA
- a CDS encoding ABC transporter ATP-binding protein: MADLSLQHIYKVYEGDVTAVKDFNLEIADKEFIVFVGPSGCGKSTTLRMIAGLEEISKGELYIGGKLVNDVEPKERDIAMVFQNYALYPHMTVYDNMAFALKLRKAPKEEIEKKVRDAAKRLDIEHLLDRKPKALSGGQRQRVALGRAIVREPKVFLMDEPLSNLDAKLRVQMRTVISKLYQTLETTFIYVTHDQVEALTMGTRIVVMKDGIVQQVATPLDLYNMPINLFVAGFIGSPQMNLVNGIVVEKEGKIYCNFEENSIVFTDDKAKVLKDNGYVGKEVVFGIRPEHLDDNEELISNNPAATLTGEVEVVERMGAESYIYFKSGNNDMTARLDGSSKSQPKDKIKLYVEHENIHVFDKETELRIC; the protein is encoded by the coding sequence ATGGCAGATTTGTCACTACAACATATTTATAAAGTTTATGAAGGGGATGTAACTGCGGTTAAAGATTTTAACTTGGAAATTGCAGATAAAGAATTTATCGTTTTTGTTGGACCATCAGGTTGCGGTAAATCAACTACTTTAAGAATGATTGCAGGACTTGAAGAAATATCTAAAGGTGAATTATATATAGGTGGAAAATTAGTTAATGATGTAGAACCTAAGGAAAGAGATATAGCAATGGTATTCCAAAACTATGCATTATATCCACACATGACTGTATATGATAATATGGCTTTTGCTTTAAAATTAAGAAAAGCACCTAAAGAAGAAATAGAAAAAAAGGTTAGAGATGCAGCAAAAAGATTAGATATTGAACATTTATTAGATAGAAAGCCAAAGGCTTTATCAGGAGGTCAAAGACAAAGAGTTGCACTTGGACGTGCTATTGTTAGAGAACCAAAAGTATTCTTAATGGATGAACCTTTATCAAATCTTGATGCAAAACTAAGAGTTCAAATGAGAACAGTAATATCAAAACTTTATCAAACTTTAGAAACAACATTTATATATGTTACACATGACCAAGTTGAAGCATTAACAATGGGAACTAGAATTGTTGTAATGAAAGATGGTATAGTTCAACAAGTTGCAACTCCTCTTGACCTATATAATATGCCAATTAATTTATTTGTTGCAGGATTCATTGGAAGTCCTCAAATGAATTTAGTAAATGGTATTGTTGTAGAAAAAGAAGGAAAAATATATTGTAACTTTGAAGAAAACAGTATAGTATTTACTGACGATAAAGCAAAAGTATTAAAAGACAATGGATATGTAGGAAAAGAAGTAGTATTTGGTATTAGACCAGAGCACTTAGATGATAATGAAGAACTTATTTCAAACAACCCAGCTGCAACTCTTACTGGAGAAGTGGAAGTTGTAGAACGTATGGGAGCTGAAAGTTATATTTATTTCAAATCAGGAAATAATGATATGACTGCAAGACTTGATGGAAGTTCTAAATCTCAACCTAAGGATAAAATTAAATTGTATGTAGAACACGAAAATATTCATGTATTTGATAAAGAAACAGAATTAAGAATATGTTAA
- a CDS encoding LacI family DNA-binding transcriptional regulator produces MNIKDIAKLAQVGVSTVSRVLNNHTDVKESTREKVLGIIRESNYIPNNSARILKQHNTKNIGILVKGVFNPFFSQITNVIGRIINENGYTMIMRQNDYNIYQDVDTLIAFVKEKRLQGVICLGGNFTEITDDCFKEINVPIVLTSVNTISKQGKIYYSSIGIDNVKGAYDATTYLINKGHKNIALILGDVNDMGVSLWRLEGYKKALDEKGIDKENDLILIGQYSSKGAYTATLELLKKRKDITAVFAFSDIMAVGAAKAILDSGLRIPKDISIVGFDGMDESEFYNPSITTVKQPKKLMAEMSINLLMSLIKGETENKHVLLETKLIERDSCFDLCNL; encoded by the coding sequence ATGAATATAAAAGATATAGCAAAATTGGCACAAGTTGGCGTTAGTACAGTTTCAAGAGTTCTTAATAATCATACTGATGTCAAAGAAAGTACGCGAGAAAAAGTTTTGGGAATTATAAGAGAGAGTAATTACATACCTAATAATAGTGCTAGGATATTAAAACAACATAATACAAAGAATATTGGTATTTTAGTAAAAGGAGTATTTAATCCATTTTTTTCTCAAATAACCAATGTTATAGGAAGAATTATAAATGAAAATGGATATACAATGATAATGCGCCAAAATGATTATAATATTTATCAAGATGTTGATACTTTAATAGCTTTTGTAAAAGAAAAAAGGCTACAGGGTGTTATATGTTTAGGCGGTAATTTTACTGAAATTACAGATGACTGTTTTAAAGAAATAAATGTACCTATAGTATTAACATCTGTAAATACTATTTCAAAACAAGGAAAGATATATTATTCATCAATAGGTATAGATAATGTAAAAGGCGCATATGATGCAACAACCTATTTAATAAATAAGGGTCATAAAAATATAGCACTAATTTTAGGGGACGTTAATGATATGGGAGTAAGCTTGTGGCGGTTAGAAGGATATAAAAAAGCCTTAGATGAAAAAGGAATAGACAAAGAAAATGATTTGATTTTAATAGGACAATATTCAAGCAAAGGAGCCTACACGGCAACTTTAGAATTATTGAAAAAAAGAAAAGACATTACAGCAGTATTTGCTTTTTCGGATATTATGGCAGTTGGAGCAGCTAAAGCAATACTTGATAGTGGATTAAGAATTCCAAAGGATATTTCAATAGTTGGCTTTGATGGTATGGATGAAAGTGAATTTTATAATCCAAGTATCACAACTGTAAAACAACCAAAGAAGTTAATGGCAGAAATGAGTATAAACTTATTAATGTCACTAATAAAGGGCGAGACGGAAAACAAACATGTACTATTGGAAACTAAATTAATTGAGAGAGATTCATGTTTTGATTTATGCAATCTATAA
- a CDS encoding PucR family transcriptional regulator — translation MKGLVKYLKEIYENCEIPFEIYMDDEIIFKANLDSHKDNLLESKFLIGTKQFKIKIEEKYKDSMKILEFCIKDKYKDDYNKKEKVITQLLQNLSISKEKIKEVLPQTKEDTFLITISVKEKLIESLDALKNIYNDTDIIILNYEDSIILIGVFEDINEHVSSISETIYISLYQKCRISFSHIQDYEFLSDLYSENMYKIALAKKYKLSSMIFGQNSLLFEKIMDNLHEETKEKVLDDFNDSFSKLDEDMIKTIEVFFKLDLNLSEASKELYVHRNTLIYRLDKIQKYTDYDIRKFNDASLFKIAFFIWKQKNKI, via the coding sequence ATGAAGGGATTAGTTAAATATCTTAAAGAAATATATGAAAATTGTGAAATACCTTTTGAGATTTATATGGATGATGAAATAATATTTAAAGCTAATCTCGATTCTCATAAAGATAATTTATTAGAAAGTAAATTTTTAATTGGAACAAAACAATTTAAAATAAAAATTGAAGAAAAGTACAAAGATTCTATGAAAATATTAGAATTTTGTATTAAAGATAAATATAAAGATGATTATAATAAAAAAGAAAAAGTTATTACTCAATTATTGCAAAATTTAAGTATATCAAAAGAGAAAATAAAAGAAGTTTTACCACAAACAAAGGAAGATACATTTTTAATTACAATAAGTGTAAAAGAGAAATTAATAGAATCATTAGATGCTTTAAAAAACATTTATAATGATACTGATATTATAATATTAAATTATGAAGATAGTATAATTTTAATAGGAGTATTTGAAGATATAAATGAGCATGTATCAAGTATAAGTGAGACAATATATATTTCTCTTTATCAAAAATGCCGTATAAGTTTTTCTCATATTCAAGATTATGAATTTTTAAGTGATTTATATAGCGAAAATATGTATAAAATTGCTTTGGCTAAAAAATATAAATTATCTTCAATGATATTTGGACAAAATAGTCTTTTATTTGAAAAAATTATGGATAATTTACATGAAGAGACTAAGGAAAAAGTTCTAGATGATTTTAATGATAGTTTCTCCAAATTAGATGAAGATATGATAAAAACAATAGAAGTTTTCTTTAAATTAGATTTAAATTTAAGTGAAGCATCAAAAGAATTGTATGTTCATAGAAATACTTTAATTTATAGATTAGATAAGATTCAAAAGTACACTGATTATGATATTAGAAAATTTAATGATGCATCATTGTTTAAAATAGCTTTCTTTATTTGGAAACAGAAAAATAAAATATAA
- a CDS encoding gamma-glutamyl-gamma-aminobutyrate hydrolase family protein, which produces MKKPIIGINSSRVIKHETAYSHSVIESLSNDYVESIIKAGGIPVILPILNDEESIRRQIELLDGVLLSGGIDINPLVYNEEPSPKLGYIFPDRDTFDILIVKIACELNKPILAICRGQQILNVAFGGTLYQDLSDMEGSYIKHQQQTKDGAATHTIDITPNSILHSILGNSIVTNSFHHQAIKVLAPGFKVTAYSKDNVIEGIEKCDENFVVGVQFHPEIMTVYNDTNMLKLFEAFINASSN; this is translated from the coding sequence ATGAAAAAACCTATTATTGGTATAAATTCAAGTAGAGTTATTAAGCATGAAACTGCTTATTCTCATTCTGTTATAGAGTCACTCAGTAACGATTATGTAGAATCAATAATCAAAGCTGGCGGAATTCCTGTTATACTTCCTATTCTTAATGATGAAGAATCAATTAGGAGACAAATTGAACTTCTTGATGGTGTTCTACTTTCAGGTGGTATAGATATAAATCCTTTAGTATACAATGAAGAACCGTCTCCTAAATTAGGTTATATATTCCCTGATAGAGATACTTTTGATATTTTAATAGTTAAAATAGCTTGTGAACTTAATAAGCCTATTTTAGCCATATGCAGAGGTCAACAAATTTTAAATGTTGCCTTCGGTGGTACCTTGTATCAAGATTTGTCCGATATGGAAGGTAGTTATATTAAACATCAACAACAAACAAAAGATGGTGCCGCAACACACACAATAGACATTACTCCAAATTCAATTTTACACAGTATACTCGGGAATTCTATTGTTACTAATAGTTTTCATCATCAAGCAATCAAAGTTTTAGCTCCTGGTTTTAAAGTTACTGCTTATTCTAAAGATAATGTAATTGAAGGGATTGAAAAATGTGATGAAAACTTTGTTGTTGGAGTTCAATTTCACCCTGAAATTATGACTGTTTATAATGATACAAATATGCTTAAACTTTTTGAAGCATTTATTAATGCTTCATCAAATTAA
- the malQ gene encoding 4-alpha-glucanotransferase, whose protein sequence is MKRGSGIIMHIASLPGKYGIGTFGKEAYEFADFLKKAGQRYWQILPLGQTSYGDSPYQSFSAFAGNPYFIDFDILEKDGLLNKNDYNQISWGDNSEVIDYGLIFTEKMKVLRLAYENSKKNNKPEDLKSFEEIEASWLDDYALFMSVKAEFNLESSQTWDDNIRLRKEKTLKIKKEQLTDEIEYWKFLQYEFFKQWKNLKDYVNKLEIEIIGDIPIYVAEDSSDLWSNPKIFLLDQKTLKPIKIAGCPPDAFSETGQLWGNPIYNWKYLNKTGYRWWVDRIKQSLKLYDVLRIDHFRGFEAYWAIPYGDTTAKNGEWVKGPEMKLFDAIKEELGDINIIAEDLGLLTEETISFRKKTGFPGMKVLAFAFSGESENPYLPHNYEQNCVAYTGTHDNDTARGWIETTGNKAEVENAIEYLKLTEEEGYNWGTIRGIWGSVANTSIALMQDFLNLGNEARINFPSTMENNWCWRAKDGVFTNELANKIYILTRIYGRCE, encoded by the coding sequence ATGAAAAGAGGTAGTGGGATTATTATGCACATAGCATCTCTACCAGGTAAATATGGAATAGGTACATTTGGAAAAGAAGCATATGAATTTGCAGACTTTTTAAAAAAGGCTGGTCAAAGGTATTGGCAAATACTCCCTTTGGGTCAAACGAGCTATGGAGATTCCCCATATCAGTCATTTTCAGCATTTGCTGGGAATCCATACTTTATTGATTTTGATATTTTAGAAAAGGATGGATTACTAAATAAAAATGATTATAATCAGATAAGCTGGGGAGATAATTCAGAAGTAATAGATTATGGATTAATATTTACAGAAAAGATGAAAGTATTAAGACTTGCATATGAAAATTCTAAAAAAAATAATAAACCAGAGGATTTAAAAAGTTTTGAAGAAATAGAAGCATCTTGGCTTGATGATTATGCTTTGTTTATGTCAGTCAAAGCTGAGTTTAATTTAGAAAGTTCTCAAACATGGGATGATAATATTAGACTAAGAAAAGAAAAAACTTTAAAAATAAAAAAAGAGCAGCTTACGGATGAAATAGAGTATTGGAAATTTTTGCAATATGAATTTTTTAAGCAATGGAAGAATTTAAAAGATTATGTAAATAAATTGGAGATTGAAATTATAGGGGATATTCCAATATACGTGGCAGAAGATAGTTCTGATTTATGGAGTAATCCAAAAATATTTTTGTTGGATCAGAAAACTTTAAAACCAATAAAAATTGCAGGATGCCCACCGGATGCATTTTCAGAAACGGGGCAACTTTGGGGAAATCCTATTTATAATTGGAAATACCTTAATAAGACTGGTTATAGATGGTGGGTAGATAGAATTAAGCAAAGTCTAAAACTTTATGATGTACTCCGAATAGATCATTTTAGGGGATTTGAAGCTTATTGGGCGATACCTTATGGAGATACAACAGCAAAAAATGGAGAGTGGGTAAAAGGCCCGGAAATGAAATTATTTGATGCAATAAAAGAAGAGCTTGGAGATATAAATATTATAGCGGAAGATTTAGGATTACTAACTGAAGAAACTATAAGCTTTAGAAAAAAGACAGGCTTTCCAGGCATGAAAGTATTAGCATTTGCATTTTCTGGTGAAAGTGAAAATCCATATCTACCACATAATTATGAACAAAATTGTGTGGCTTATACAGGAACACATGATAATGATACAGCACGCGGTTGGATTGAAACTACAGGCAACAAAGCTGAAGTTGAAAATGCAATTGAATATTTAAAATTGACTGAAGAAGAAGGGTATAATTGGGGAACTATAAGAGGAATATGGGGAAGTGTTGCAAATACTTCCATTGCACTTATGCAGGATTTCTTAAATCTTGGCAATGAAGCAAGAATTAATTTTCCTTCGACAATGGAAAACAATTGGTGTTGGAGAGCAAAAGATGGCGTCTTCACAAATGAGCTAGCAAATAAAATTTATATATTAACTAGAATTTATGGAAGGTGTGAATAA